The following nucleotide sequence is from Vanrija pseudolonga chromosome 4, complete sequence.
AGAAACGCGCCAgacacgcgccgccgtccaaAACCACGCGCCGCAGTCTTCCTCCTGCGCGATTGTTATTGTTGTCGCTCTCCGTCATCACAACGACACCCACATTCAACAGCCACCTACTTTCAGCATCCCTGCAAGGGCACCCATGCTTGCTGGCCATGCCCCAGGAGGCTTGGgggcctcggcctcatccACCTTCTCAACAACGATATCCGAAAGCATAGACTTTGCAATCGTGGACGACATCATAAGTCTGGCTCGCGACGCGACTTCCTTTGCCGAGGTCCACCAAGTGTACTGCCGGGTACTCGAACTCAAGTGTGTGATGAAACAACTCGAAACAACGTTCCAGCAGCTAACCCTCCCCAGTGGCCTCTCGCTAGCCTCCGATACTGCATACTACCAGTTCCTGCTGCGCCTTGGGGTGACCCGAGCGCCGACATGGGGGGAGAAATGGGACGTTTGGCGCACGACCCATGCTGAGCTGGGCCAGCCGACGTTGCCAGCCGCACAGGCGCCGAGGTTCAAGACGGCCGCACAGCCCAAGCCACATCCTATGAGGTCGCGCGTGcccttcctcgccggcgccggctccgacctcgacgaggtaggCGACGACACGGATGTGCACACCAGCGGGGCAGAGCTCGCTGCCCAGaggacaccgccgccgaagaAGAGAGTTGTCAAGCCGCGCACCATCGTCGGTTACAGTCCCTCGAGCTCGTTTACCGAGGAAGACACTCTCGGCTTCCCTACCTCGGTCCGCACATCCaccccgacgagcgcgcgcaagTTCCTCCCCAGCCAGCTTCGAGACCGAGGGCAGTCTTCGCCGACGCGGGGTGTGTCGTCGGCGGATGAACGACACAGCTCTACCACCGATTTTGATGTGTCTCCGATCAAACGGCAAGCGGCGCCGCGACTGAGGGacgtcgaccccgccacTCTGCGGCTGATGGAGATGCGGGCCGAGACCTTCCTCCGGCTCGGGTTACTGGGTCGAACATGGAGCGTGTGGTTCGAGGCGTCGGACTGGATCACGCGGACCGTCAAGCAAATTGACACTGTTCGCAACGACTTGCTGCTCAAACAGTACTTCACGAAATGGCAAGCGGTCAGTGGACGGCAAGTGGCGTTGCAaggcgtcgccgacgcgcagtATGCGCGCCATTTGGGAGTGCAAGTCGTTGACCGCTGGCGGaggcgcctcgccgaccgtCGGCTGGAGCAACTCGAGCGCCGCTTCGAGGCCCACCTGGACAACAATCTCGCGCGTAGTGCCTGGAGAGCCTGGAGGACACTCGCCATCAAACGGCGAACTGAGAGGTGGGAGCAAGACCTGAAGGGCCGCGAGGTGGCTTTCACGGCGAGGTCCAACACCCAGCTTGTCACCAAGGCTTTTGACGCGTGGCACGACCGCACTCGGGAGCACCAAGCAGACCGACACCTCCAGCGCAACACTCTCAGGCAGACCTTTGATAattggcgccgccgcgccagtcAGTCCCGCTATCTGGCGAGGGCTCTCGCTGGGTGGGACCAGCGCCAGGCGAATGAGGACCAAACTCGGTGCTTCAGCACATGGCGAAAGAAGACTGATCAGCTAGCATCTGAGCGCTTGGTGATACGGCGCCGGGACGAGCGGTTGGTTCAGCGAGCTTGGTCCGAGTGGAGGATAGCTGCGTAGGTCCAATGTCCGGTTTCTCACTGACCTGCTCAGAACGAGGCATAGTCGAGCAACAGTGTTCAACGAGCAACGGCTCCTCGGCATAGGCATGAAGCGACTCAAAGCTGCCAGCCATAAACACCAGGTCCAGCTGCGCGTTGCTATCAAGACGCAGACAGACAAGGAGATGGCATTGTTGCGACAGTCGTTTGACCTCTGGGTCCGACTCGAGCGTGGTCGATTGCTCCAGCGCGTCCGTGACACGCGGGTTCTGCGGACGACGCTCTCTAAATGGCAGTCCAAACTGGCCCACGTGGACAAGCTGCAAGGCAGGTCGCTTGTCCAACAAAGCGCTGACTTGCTCAGTACCTGCCGCAGCGTTCGCTGCCGCCTCGAACCTCAAGACGCTACACAGCACACTCAGCCGCTGGCGCGATGCGTTAGGCGCCCGGCGGAATGCTATTCTCAAGGCCGATCTTGTCTTTGCCTTTCGTACAAAGCACACGCACCTGCGCAAGTGGAGAGTCGCTCATGACGATATCCTTGACCAGGCTGCGACTGCAGACAAGGCACTGGCGTTCTTCGCAGGCCGAAAGGCATTCAAGGTGTGGCAGAAGGCGCTATCTAAGCGGCGGCAAGATGCCTTCATCGAGCAGTGTCGTCTAGGCTTGCTACGGGAGGCTTTCAACTGTGGGTAGAAGCCGTGTCGACGATCATTGACGTGTAGTCTGGCGAGGTGCGACAGTACAGAGCGTCCAGGATACTGCCCGCGTGGAGGAATTCCAACAGAGCCGGGACACTGTGAGTGGTTGGTTGTAGGGCGTCGCTGATCGACTCAGCGCCTCGCGTCACGCACGCTGTCCCACTGGACGGAGCGGGTGGTGGTCATCAAGATGCGGGAGCTGGATGTTGCCGACCGACGAGCGGCATCCTTAATGACAGAAGCGTTcggtcgctggcgccgcgccaagcgaCGCAATGACGACCGCAAGGGCCTGCTCCAAAGCTTTATCGACATTCAAACTGCGGACCGCACGAGGCGAACATTCACTACCTGGCTGCACAAGGCACGAGGTTCACGCGACCGACGGATGCGCCTCGAGTTCTTTGAAAAGGACAACAGCGATAGACTTCTGGCGTCGACATTTGCCAAGTGGTACACTGCGAAGCGAGAGCGCCAGCTGGGGCCGATGGAGGCAGAGGTATCGCTCCGCCACGAAGACGCGCTGCTCTTTGACGTCTTCGACCGGTGGACCGCACGGTCCCAGTTACTACCGGCTATTCAGTTTGACAACAAGCATCTTCGCAATGTGGCTTGGACACGGTGGCAGAAGGCGTTAGACAGGTCACGGGGACTGAAACAGGCGACAATGGAGCATGACAAGAGATTACTCGGTGAGTGGTCGTGTCCAATGTCTGAACGTCACCAAGCTGACAATTCCCAGCGGACGCATTCTCTGTGTGGCAGGACGCACTTCGGGCCAAGATGGCCAAGCGACCATCGTGAGTAACATCAGACAGCTCCACGTAACATGAAGGAATCATCTAACATTTTCTGCAGGCCCcggacacggcggcggctgacCGACGTTGATACGTACGAAACCCTGCCCTTTGTTGGAGACTTGCCCCGCTacgccggccggccgtcCACTCGTGTGCCACCTGTCGGGCGGTCACCGACAGCAATCCCAGCTCGTGCGAATAACTCTCAATCGCTGTCCGAAGGCCGCGGCCGTACGGCGAGTCCTGAtcgcgcgtcgaccgcgctGTCGGTGGCTAGCGAGCCGCCGTACTCTCGGCTGCGATCCGAGCTGATGAGGGGCAATCTCAATCtcccccgaggccgagccgtCAGTGATGAGCAAGTGCCGCTATCACATAATCGCGCTCAGGAACTTGCAACGCCAAGCTCTGCGGCCCCGCATCCACGTAGCGAGCTGATACGTGCTTTGCGGCACGGACGGTGATCACGAGACCGCGTCGGGGGTAGATAGACAGTCCCATGCATGTCCCACCGAGGTGTCAGGTAGAGACCGAGGCAATATTGTGGGGCTGATGCGTGTTTACCCAGGGTCTGATGTTGTCAGCGGGGCCGGTCACTGACTGAGCGGCAGTGGAGGGagggctgggctgggcagCTGGGCCACAAGCCCCGTCCGGATGTCATGTGGCGCCGTAACCGAGGGTTAAGTCTGTCTGGCCCCAGCCCATTGCCGGTGGTTACAAAAGGTGTCTGCGGTCTCCCACAACTTGGGGCCCACCACACTTTTTTCTTTGCCACGCATCCAGCAAGAACAGCAAGCAGCAGAAGCCCATCATGCCCGTCAACAAGGCCCacccctcgacctcggtctTCAAGGACAACATTTTCAACGGCCAGGTGGTCTTCATCACCGGTGGTGAGTACGATGGCGCGATGCCGGCGCCATCGCGCCAGCCCCATCGCACGCCCTCCACTCCAGCCTTCGCTTTCTCGTCCCAGCTAACaccgcgcgcaggccgctCGGGCATCGGGTACACGGTCGTCGAGACGCTGatgcgccacggcgccgacgcggtcattgtcggccgcgacgccaagggcctggccgagagcgccgccgcgctccagaAGTCGACAGGCAAGCGCTGTattgccgcctcggccgacgTGCGCAAGGTCGACCAGATCCGCGCGGCGGTCGACAAGGCCATCGAGGCGTTTGGCCGTATCGACTTTGTTGTCTGTGGTGAGTCGCGCGGCGATGGAGCGATGGGCGACGCTGACATCCGCCCCAGGCGCCGCGGGTAACTTCCTCGCGCCCATCTCGGCGCTCAGCGAGAACGCGTTCCGCACCGTCATCGAGATTGACACTGTGAGTAGCCgcgagaggagcgagcggcgcgagggcagTACGGCAGCTTGcccccacgcgccgcccttggCACGCACCACTTGGCCGCGCGCTGACACGCTCCCCCAGCTCGGCACATACAACACGGTCAAGGCGACACTCCCGCACGTCCGCAAGACGCAGGGCGCGTACCTCCACATCTCGGCGACGCTGCACTACCGCGGCGTGCCGTACCAGGCGCACGTgggcgccgccaaggcggccgtcgacgccctcaGCCAGGTCAttgcggtcgaggagggtcCTCGTGGTGTCCGTTCGAACGTTGTTGCTCCGGGGTAAGTGGCGCTGACTAAGGCCTGGCTCGGCCACACCCGCACGCTtgctcgcgctgacgcgctcgctcccaGCCCCATCGCCAACACCGAGGGcacgctccgcctcgtccccaAGGGCTCGGAGACGGACATCATCCCCCGCAtcgtgccgctcgcgcgtTTCGGCGAGACGATCGACATTGGCAACGCCGCCGTCTACCTCTTCTCCCCCG
It contains:
- the SPS19 gene encoding Peroxisomal 2,4-dienoyl-CoA reductase SPS19, giving the protein MPVNKAHPSTSVFKDNIFNGQVVFITGGRSGIGYTVVETLMRHGADAVIVGRDAKGLAESAAALQKSTGKRCIAASADVRKVDQIRAAVDKAIEAFGRIDFVVCGAAGNFLAPISALSENAFRTVIEIDTLGTYNTVKATLPHVRKTQGAYLHISATLHYRGVPYQAHVGAAKAAVDALSQVIAVEEGPRGVRSNVVAPGPIANTEGTLRLVPKGSETDIIPRIVPLARFGETIDIGNAAVYLFSPAASYVSGSVLVVDGGEMHIRGTSLPYPESVLDPESTKKLVVGSKL